The sequence below is a genomic window from Gammaproteobacteria bacterium.
TGTCCTGGGGAACTCGTTTGCAACCCGACAACAAGATTACAGCCGGGCAGTGGTGGGGGACGGCTGGTGCCGACACGAATGGTTTTTCGGTCGAAACCGGCATCGCCGAGACGCTGGGTATCGGGCTGGGCGACAAGCTTCGCTACACGATCGCGGGCGAGACGCTGGAAGGTCCGGTGACGAATCTCAGATCGGTCGAGTGGGACTCGTTCAACGTGAATTTCTTCGTCATCGCCACACCCGCGCTGCTTCGCGATCAGCCTGCGAGCCGCATCACCGCGTTCTATCTGCCGCCCGCAAAAGAGGCGTTGATAACCCAACTCGCGCGGCAATTCCCGAGCGTCACCGTGCTCAACGTCGAGGCCATCGTCGATCAGGTGCGCGCCATCATGGATCGCGCCGCGTTGGCGGTCGAGTACGTGTTTCTGTTTACCCTGGCGGCTGGCGGCCTGGTGATGTACGCTGCCATCCAGACCAGCCAGCAGGAGCGCCGCCGCGAAACCGCGCTGTTGCGCGCGCTGGGCGCGAGCCGCAGGCAGGTGCAATTAAGCCTGATCGCGGAGTTTGGCACGGTGGGCATAGCGGCCGGCGTGCTGGCGGCCGTGGTAGCAACCATCGCGGGATATTTTCTCGCGACGAACGTGTTCGAGCTGCCGTATCGGATCAACCCCTGGCTGTGGGCGTGCGGCATTCTCGCCGGCGGGGCCGGCATCACCGCGGCCGGGTTGCTGGCCACGCGGCCGGTTCTGAACCAGTCGCCCCTGCTGGTATTGCGACGGGTTTGAGCCTCAATATAGCGGTCGCAGCAGGTCCCTGTTGCGAGCGTTGACGTCACGCGTTATAGGTGTTGCACGTATTTTACGTGCAAATTACTGTGAGC
It includes:
- a CDS encoding FtsX-like permease family protein produces the protein DAPNYFMINVQPREVAALANLFRENDLMLPEFYPMVRGRLVAIDDRKVGPADYEEPRAKQLISREFNLSWGTRLQPDNKITAGQWWGTAGADTNGFSVETGIAETLGIGLGDKLRYTIAGETLEGPVTNLRSVEWDSFNVNFFVIATPALLRDQPASRITAFYLPPAKEALITQLARQFPSVTVLNVEAIVDQVRAIMDRAALAVEYVFLFTLAAGGLVMYAAIQTSQQERRRETALLRALGASRRQVQLSLIAEFGTVGIAAGVLAAVVATIAGYFLATNVFELPYRINPWLWACGILAGGAGITAAGLLATRPVLNQSPLLVLRRV